In Oryzias melastigma strain HK-1 linkage group LG10, ASM292280v2, whole genome shotgun sequence, a single window of DNA contains:
- the LOC112152996 gene encoding uncharacterized protein LOC112152996 (The sequence of the model RefSeq protein was modified relative to this genomic sequence to represent the inferred CDS: added 37 bases not found in genome assembly), with protein MRRVKCRWGFQESGSMGHTLQLLMRLVLLWLLTGNLQSASLSETLKPQEKPQSKVNLTRQEAGLDQECLPPRGENETRPDDRHMNSHEADLLRAGDVTALSNDSVLSMADDVNLNRSSQDTVRSPGLSKGCITKVSSLLVKTETVATPPLTPANIVLTKPTIAHELTTTAPMIVYTYYYGDQVQRPTSRRRSREATVTPSMNGTQSTAAKGGHQNASTPKPLLLSTRVPPEEDSQNVSVQDKRVVVDLNFTGYVDLSDGSDGQQGGESEQYDQNKTGLHVRSFGKVQEKLWLKANHNSWYKWAWFTAKDLTSKECVLCSATPGSVPVVVPEKHTFEDCARMQQQECREGRFVPPTRVMSLFKLPMCAIQCRLMHGYQDNLNYLSRKHFIKECADFNAG; from the coding sequence ATGAGGAGAGTAAAGTGCCGTTGGGGCTTCCAAGAGAGCGGTTCGATGGGTCACACACTCCAGCTACTAATGAGACTTGTTCTACTCTGGCTACTGACAGGAAACCTGCAGAGTGCAAGCCTGTCAGAGACATTGAAACCTCAAGAGAAGCCACAGTCAAAGGTGAATCTGACCCGGCAGGAGGCGGGTCTGGATCAGGAGTGCCTGCCACCGAGAGGAGAGAATGAAACACGTCCAGATGATCGGCACATGAACAGCCATGAAGCAGACCTTCTTAGAGCAGGTGACGTGACAGCATTGTCCAATGACTCTGTGTTGAGCATGGCAGATGATGTCAATCTTAACAGAAGTTCCCAGGATACGGTCAGATCTCCAGGACTTTCGAAGGGATGTATAACGAAGGTTAGTAGTCTCCTAGTTAAAACAGAGACAGTGGCCACGCCACCTCTCACGCCAGCAAACATAGTGTTGACAAAGCCAACTATAGCTCATGAGCTGACCACAACAGCACCCATGATAGTTTATACGTATTATTATGGTGATCAGGTTCAACGACCAACAAGCCGTAGACGCTCTAGAGAAGCTACAGTGACTCCAAGTATGAACGGAACTCAGAGTACTGCAGCTAAAGGTGGTCATCAGAATGCAAGCACCCCAAAGCCCCTTCTGTTAAGTACAAGGGTACCCCCAGAGGAGGATAGCCAGAATGTAAGTGTTCAAGATAAACGAGTGGTGGTTGATCTAAATTTCACAGGTTATGTTGACCTTTCTGACGGGTCAGATGGTCAACAGGGGGGTGAGAGTGAGCAGTATGATCAGAATAAGACAGGGCTACACGTGAGGAGTTTTGGGAAAGTACAAGAGAAACTCTGGTTAAAAGCTAATCACAATAGTTGGTACAAGTGGGCGTGGTTTACAGCTAAAGATTTAACATCAAAAGAGTGCGTCCTCTGTTCTGCAACACCAGGTTCAGTCCCTGTAGTTGTGCCAGAGAAACACACGTTTGAAGATTGTGCAagaatgcagcagcaggaaTGTAGAGAAGGTCGATTTGTCCCACCAACGCGGGTAATGTCACTTTTCAAACTCCCTATGTGTGCAATTCAGTGCAGATTAATGCATGGATATCAGGATAATCTAAACTATCTAAGCAGGAAACA